The nucleotide sequence GGGTGCGGCGGTATGTGGGCACGGGAAGTTGATGCAGAAGGCAGATGGCAGATGGCAGATGGCAGAAGGCCAAAAGCCATCTGCCATCCGCCCTCTGCGGCGACTGAAAGGAGCCACCCATGATTCAAGTCCACCATCTCCACAAACGATTCGCCCGCAAAGTTGCCGTCGAGGACGTTTCCTTCACCATCCCACGCGGCGAAATCGTGGGGTATCTGGGGCCGAACGGGGCGGGGAAATCCACCACCATCAAGGTGTTGACGGGGCTGCTGGTGCCCGATTCCGGCGCGGTGACGGTGGGCGGGCTGGTGCCCTGGAAACAGAGGCGGCAGCATGTGGCGCGGCTGGGCGCGGTGTTCGGGCAGCGCACGACGCTGTGGTGGGACCTGCCCGTTCAGGAGTCGCTGGCGCTTTTGCGACACATTTACCGCGTGCCCGCTGGCCGCTTTGCCGAGAATCTGGCGCACTTTACCGAACTGCTGGAGCTGGGGCCGTTTCTGGGCACGCCTGCCCGCTCGCTTTCGCTGGGCCAGCGGATGCGGGCCGACCTCGCCGCCGCGCTGCTGCACGACCCCGAACTGCTCTTTTTAGACGAACCGACGGTGGGGCTGGACGTGGTCGCCAAGGAGCGCATCCGCGAGTTCGTCCGGGCGGTCAATGCCGAGCGCGGCGTGACCGTGCTGCTCACCACCCACGACCTCGGGGACGTGGAGCGGCTCTCGCGGCGGGTGATGATGATCGACGTGGGGCGGCTGCTGTTCGACGGGCCGCTGGCGCAGTTGCAAGCGCAGTACGGCGGCGAGCGTGAGCTGTGGGTGGAGTTCGAGCAAACCCCCGCCCGTTCCGATGTGGCCGGGTTGCGGGTGCTCGCCAGTTGCGGCCCCCGCCTCCGCTACGGCTTTCGTGGGCCAGCAGCGGAGCCGATTGCGCGGGTCACGGCGCTGGCCCCCGTGCGCGACATCACGGTGCGGGAGCCGGACATAGAGGCCACCATTCGGCGGATTTACGAGGGCGGACTGCTTCACACGCCGTCGTAGCATCGGGCCATGTCCACACCCGTTGCGCCCCTTTTTCTGACCTCCTGGAGCGGCGGCAAAGACAGCGCCCTCGCCTACTGGCACGCCTGCCGGACTGGGCGGCCCCTCGCGCTCATCAGCATGCTCAACGAGACGGGAGAACGCTCCGGGGCACACGGTCTGCGGCCCGAAATCTTCGAAGCGCAGGCGGCGGCCCTCGGCGTTCCGCTGTGGCAGGGGCGCGCGGGCTGGACGGGCTACGAGGAGGCATTTTCGGCGCTGCTGCGGCGGGGCCGGGAAGCAGGCGCCACCGAGGTCGTGTTTGGCGACATAGACCTCGCCGAGCACCGCGCCTGGGAGGAACGGGTCTGCGGGGCCGCTGGACTCACCGTCCATCTGCCGCTGTGGGAACGCCCACGCCGCGAACTGGTGGAAGAAGGGCTGCGCCTCGGCCTGCGGGCCATGATTGTCGCCGTGCGGGACGCTTCCCTGCCCGCCGACCTGCTGGGCCGCACGCTGGACGCGCCGCTGCTGGGCGAACTCGAACGCCTGGGGGCCGACCCCTGCGGCGAGAACGGCGAGTACCACACGGTTCTCTATGCCCACCCGCTGTTCAGCGCCCCGCTGCGGCTCCAGCCTGGGGCCACCTCGCGCAGCGGCGAAGGCGACTGGGCCATGACCACGCTGGAGGTGAAGCTGAGCCAGCTGCCGTTCTCCGGTGCTGGCCCAGGGTTCAGGAGTCGGTAGGCTTCAGGAAAAGCGGGGGGGATCAACTGCTCCCAGTGTCACAGCTGCCTGCGCTGCCCTGGGACATGTCGCAGCTTGCGGAAGTGTCGGCGGCACTGAAGAGAAAGACGTTCGCCATCTCCATGTCCCCGGCGCCCCGCTTACCTCTGACCGGCACGCGTGGGCGAGCAGTGCGGCCCAACGCGCGAAAAATGAGGATTCCGAGCACCAGCATCAGCAAAGCGAACCACAGCAGAACGTTCATTTCTGGCCTCCTTTGTCCTGTGCAGCCAGTACGCGCTCGCCCCGCCACAGGTTCCCGGCCTGTCACCGAATCGCGGGCACCTCGTCACTTGGGTGCTGCGGCACGGCGGGCGGCGTGACCTCCAGGCCCATGTCTTCCCCTGCCCATGTCATAAAGGCCTGGAGGCCCCGGCGAAAGAGGGGCGGACGCTTCTCGCGCTTGCCGAGTTTTTTGGGCTTGCCTGTTCTGGGGTTGAGTTCGGCGGGCAGTTCGGGCACCAGCGCCCAGTTCACGTTCATCGGCTGGAAGCCCCTGGGGTTGGCTGAAGCGAGGTAGCGCGTCAGGCCGCCCAGCATGGATTCTGCGGGTGGGGTCAGCGGCGCCAGCCCCAACGCCAAACGCGCCGCGTTCGTGCCCGCCAGCCAACCCGTCGCGCTCGATTCCAGATAGCCCTCGGTGCCCGCCAGCACGCCCGCCACCAGTTTCTGCGGGTCGGCGCGGAGTTGCAGCGTAGAGTCGAGCACTTCCGGCGCGTTCAGGTAGGTGTTGCGGTGCATCACGCCGTAGCGCACGATGTCGGCGTTTTGCAGGCCCGGAATCAGCCGCACCACGGTCTGCTGGTCGCCCCATTTCAGCCCGGTCTGAAAGCCCACCAGCGACCACATCCGGCCCTCTTTGTCCTCCTGCCGGAGCTGCGCCACCGCGTAGGGCCAGCGCCCGGTCCTGGGGTCGTCCAGACCTTTGGGCGACATCGGGCCAAAGCGCGGCGTGTCCACCCCCCGGCGGGCGATTTCCTCAATCG is from Deinococcus wulumuqiensis R12 and encodes:
- a CDS encoding ABC transporter ATP-binding protein, encoding MIQVHHLHKRFARKVAVEDVSFTIPRGEIVGYLGPNGAGKSTTIKVLTGLLVPDSGAVTVGGLVPWKQRRQHVARLGAVFGQRTTLWWDLPVQESLALLRHIYRVPAGRFAENLAHFTELLELGPFLGTPARSLSLGQRMRADLAAALLHDPELLFLDEPTVGLDVVAKERIREFVRAVNAERGVTVLLTTHDLGDVERLSRRVMMIDVGRLLFDGPLAQLQAQYGGERELWVEFEQTPARSDVAGLRVLASCGPRLRYGFRGPAAEPIARVTALAPVRDITVREPDIEATIRRIYEGGLLHTPS
- a CDS encoding diphthine--ammonia ligase: MSTPVAPLFLTSWSGGKDSALAYWHACRTGRPLALISMLNETGERSGAHGLRPEIFEAQAAALGVPLWQGRAGWTGYEEAFSALLRRGREAGATEVVFGDIDLAEHRAWEERVCGAAGLTVHLPLWERPRRELVEEGLRLGLRAMIVAVRDASLPADLLGRTLDAPLLGELERLGADPCGENGEYHTVLYAHPLFSAPLRLQPGATSRSGEGDWAMTTLEVKLSQLPFSGAGPGFRSR
- the trmFO gene encoding methylenetetrahydrofolate--tRNA-(uracil(54)-C(5))-methyltransferase (FADH(2)-oxidizing) TrmFO; this encodes MTDLPTISVIGAGLAGSEAALAAARLGVRVRLFEMRPQKMTPAHRTANFAELVCSTSLGGEGEMQSKGLLQAEMRSVGAAIVTSADESRVPAGNALAVDRDAFSERVTARVRNHPLVEVVEGEVEAVPEGICVVASGPLTSDALAADLIRLTGSERLSFYDAAAPVIDVDSIDMSVAWRAGRYDQSADYINCPFTKEEYLAFFGALEQARSHTPHDWEKLEFFEGCMPIEEIARRGVDTPRFGPMSPKGLDDPRTGRWPYAVAQLRQEDKEGRMWSLVGFQTGLKWGDQQTVVRLIPGLQNADIVRYGVMHRNTYLNAPEVLDSTLQLRADPQKLVAGVLAGTEGYLESSATGWLAGTNAARLALGLAPLTPPAESMLGGLTRYLASANPRGFQPMNVNWALVPELPAELNPRTGKPKKLGKREKRPPLFRRGLQAFMTWAGEDMGLEVTPPAVPQHPSDEVPAIR